In Amycolatopsis coloradensis, one genomic interval encodes:
- a CDS encoding type I polyketide synthase, with protein MTWGAGPISPVAVVGIDCRFPGAPDKNAFWDMLLKGDHGITRIPSDRWDAEAFYSAEGKPGTMNTTMAGFLSDPASFDHEFFGISPHDAREMDPQQRLLLQTSWRAIEDAAIDPASLAGSRTSVHVGIMSSEWAMLHMADYAEITPQRGTGNGYHMAANRISYHLDLKGPSVAVDTACSSSLVAVHLAIAALSAGDCDLAIAAGVNIILTPALSIFYTQAGLSAADGECKPFSAHADGIGRGEGVGVVVLRRLSDAIAHKQPIYAVIEGSAVSHDGRSNGVTAPNRWSQQQVIGNAYARAGVRPGEVSFVEAHGTGTTLGDMIEVQALGAVHAGEREQPCALGSVKGNIGHTEGAAGIAGLIKTCLALDRRILPPSRHSDDENADLRLDQHGLWLARLPMRLPAEGTVRGAVSSFGLGGTNSHLVLATPPVADRRPERGGAGVLTVSAGTLKALRRNLAALAEVIDREPSERLPQICHSTNLVKTSLKHRWALPAWNREKLKADLRSQIGDPRMPVGSGYATPKVIFLFTGPGSQYPRMTRALYDNLPAYRDRFDEVDSAMRPYFGRSIASVVIDDMCPDGASIHDPGLAQPALFAVGYALGATLRDLGVWPEAMLGYGIGEYAAASLAGVLSLSAACEIVVALAASVQKLTDYGAMVAIEATAAQVQPHVDAEPHVAIAAFNGPRDLIIGGDADAITRLSGTLSEAGIVTKPVLGAPALHSPLMGPMVTEFSRTADGITAHRPAVPIASTVHGRLVTDDELGSAYWVEQVTAPVRFDAALGAVRALTPTHLIEIGPTSVASDLIRRADPGHEMAILTPCPGEAATGHEVAQVLASLYRDGLTPRWQRLYTKQQQVPWRLPPYLFDDHAVPLPVMTTRRANIEGGTTAPAPAPAPAPAPAPESIVERTLAALAEVGGYATADLAMDARLLDDLGYDSLTLIRLSDRLTTILSLDGSMDLSELPQLETVRDVVSYISSRHNAS; from the coding sequence ATGACATGGGGAGCAGGACCGATCAGTCCCGTGGCCGTGGTCGGAATCGATTGCCGATTCCCTGGAGCGCCTGACAAGAACGCATTCTGGGATATGCTGCTCAAAGGTGATCATGGAATCACCAGGATTCCCTCCGACCGATGGGACGCTGAGGCGTTCTATTCGGCCGAAGGTAAACCGGGAACCATGAACACCACGATGGCAGGCTTTCTCAGCGACCCGGCGTCCTTCGATCACGAGTTCTTCGGTATCTCACCGCATGACGCGCGCGAAATGGACCCTCAGCAGCGTCTCCTGCTCCAGACGAGCTGGCGTGCGATCGAGGACGCCGCCATCGACCCGGCGTCGTTGGCAGGCAGCCGGACGAGTGTCCACGTCGGAATCATGTCCAGTGAATGGGCCATGCTGCACATGGCCGACTACGCGGAGATAACCCCGCAACGGGGCACGGGCAACGGCTACCACATGGCGGCGAACCGTATTTCCTACCACCTAGATCTCAAGGGGCCGAGCGTGGCGGTGGACACGGCCTGCTCGTCGTCCCTCGTGGCCGTACACCTCGCTATCGCCGCGTTGTCCGCCGGCGACTGCGACCTCGCGATCGCGGCCGGCGTCAACATCATCCTGACTCCCGCGCTTTCGATCTTCTACACGCAGGCGGGTCTGTCCGCGGCGGACGGGGAGTGCAAGCCGTTCAGCGCTCACGCCGATGGGATCGGCCGGGGCGAGGGGGTAGGCGTGGTCGTGCTGCGGCGGCTGAGTGACGCGATCGCCCACAAGCAGCCCATCTACGCGGTCATCGAAGGGTCCGCGGTCAGTCACGACGGCCGAAGCAATGGCGTGACGGCACCGAACCGGTGGTCACAGCAACAGGTCATCGGTAACGCGTACGCCCGCGCCGGAGTAAGGCCCGGCGAAGTCAGTTTCGTCGAGGCACACGGAACAGGCACCACGCTCGGCGACATGATCGAAGTCCAGGCTCTCGGCGCTGTGCACGCGGGTGAACGGGAACAACCTTGTGCGCTCGGTTCCGTGAAGGGGAACATAGGACATACGGAAGGAGCGGCCGGCATCGCGGGGTTGATCAAGACTTGCCTCGCCTTGGATCGTCGAATACTGCCGCCAAGCAGGCACAGCGACGACGAGAACGCCGATCTGCGCTTGGATCAGCACGGCCTGTGGCTGGCCCGGCTGCCGATGCGGTTGCCCGCCGAGGGCACGGTTCGCGGCGCGGTGAGCAGTTTCGGCTTGGGCGGTACCAATTCTCACCTGGTATTGGCGACTCCCCCGGTCGCGGACCGCCGGCCGGAACGAGGTGGTGCGGGGGTGCTGACCGTCTCGGCCGGCACTCTCAAGGCGCTGCGGCGCAACCTCGCCGCCCTCGCCGAGGTGATCGATCGCGAGCCGTCGGAACGTCTCCCTCAAATCTGCCACAGCACCAACCTCGTGAAGACCTCCCTCAAGCACAGGTGGGCCTTGCCGGCTTGGAATCGTGAGAAGCTCAAAGCCGACCTGCGCTCGCAGATCGGCGATCCTCGAATGCCGGTCGGCAGCGGGTATGCCACTCCGAAGGTGATCTTCCTGTTCACCGGACCCGGTTCCCAATACCCCCGGATGACCCGCGCACTGTACGACAACCTTCCCGCTTACCGCGATCGGTTCGATGAGGTCGACTCGGCCATGCGCCCGTATTTCGGCCGGTCGATAGCCTCCGTGGTCATTGACGACATGTGCCCCGACGGCGCCTCCATTCACGACCCCGGGCTGGCCCAGCCCGCATTGTTCGCGGTCGGGTATGCGCTGGGCGCCACCCTCCGGGACCTCGGCGTGTGGCCGGAGGCGATGCTCGGGTATGGCATCGGCGAGTACGCCGCCGCAAGCCTCGCGGGGGTTCTGTCGCTATCCGCCGCCTGCGAGATCGTCGTGGCGCTCGCCGCATCGGTCCAGAAATTGACCGACTACGGCGCCATGGTCGCCATCGAGGCGACGGCCGCTCAAGTGCAACCGCACGTCGACGCCGAGCCGCATGTCGCGATCGCCGCGTTCAACGGCCCTCGCGACTTGATCATCGGAGGTGACGCCGACGCCATCACCCGGCTCAGCGGCACGCTCAGTGAAGCCGGCATCGTCACGAAGCCGGTGCTCGGCGCGCCTGCCTTGCATTCGCCACTGATGGGGCCGATGGTGACCGAGTTCAGCAGGACCGCCGACGGTATCACCGCTCATCGTCCGGCCGTCCCGATCGCGTCGACCGTGCACGGCCGTCTCGTCACAGACGATGAGCTGGGCTCCGCCTACTGGGTCGAGCAGGTCACCGCCCCGGTCCGGTTCGATGCCGCACTCGGCGCGGTACGTGCACTGACGCCGACCCACCTGATCGAGATCGGTCCCACGTCGGTCGCCTCCGACCTCATCCGGCGCGCCGATCCTGGCCATGAGATGGCCATCCTCACGCCGTGCCCCGGCGAGGCGGCCACCGGCCACGAGGTCGCCCAGGTACTGGCCTCGTTGTATCGCGATGGGCTCACCCCGCGCTGGCAGCGGCTGTACACCAAACAACAGCAGGTGCCTTGGCGGCTGCCGCCATACCTTTTCGACGATCACGCCGTTCCTTTGCCCGTCATGACCACCCGGCGCGCGAACATCGAAGGTGGCACGACGGCCCCTGCCCCTGCCCCTGCCCCTGCCCCTGCCCCCGCCCCTGAATCTATCGTCGAGCGAACGCTCGCGGCGCTGGCGGAGGTCGGTGGGTACGCGACGGCCGACCTGGCGATGGACGCCCGGCTGCTCGACGACCTCGGATATGACTCGCTCACCCTGATCCGGTTGAGCGACCGGCTCACGACGATCCTTTCCCTCGACGGGTCGATGGATCTTTCCGAACTCCCCCAGCTCGAAACCGTGAGGGACGTTGTCTCGTACATCTCCTCGCGGCACAACGCTTCCTAG